The genomic DNA CCGCGAGGTTTGCTTGGCGATCGCGCTTACGCGTTGGTGGACCAGACAACCGGCAAAGTAGTCAGCGCGAAGAACCCCCGAAAATGGCCAGGTATGTTCAGGTTTCGCGCCGCGTTTGTCGAAGCCCCGGACATGTACGAGGGACTGGCGCCAGTACGAATAACCTTGCCCGACGGCGTTTCGGTGACAAGTTCGCATCCAGATCTCGACAGCCTCTTGTCGCGCGCGGTCGGCTCAAGTGTCGCGCTTAAGTCGCAACCGCCGGCCAATCCGAAACTAGAGGAGTATTGGCCCGATGTGGAGAACCTGGCGCATCGTGAGACCGTCACCGAGGAAGCGATGCCACCCAACAGCTTCTTCGACGGTGCGGTGGTCCATATCCTGACCATCTCGACCCTGGAACGACTGCAATCCATCTACCCCAGTGGA from Candidatus Binataceae bacterium includes the following:
- a CDS encoding MOSC N-terminal beta barrel domain-containing protein, with translation MHTQEVAGAVATLWRYPVKSMLGEEINSSVVTPRGLLGDRAYALVDQTTGKVVSAKNPRKWPGMFRFRAAFVEAPDMYEGLAPVRITLPDGVSVTSSHPDLDSLLSRAVGSSVALKSQPPANPKLEEYWPDVENLAHRETVTEEAMPPNSFFDGAVVHILTISTLERLQSIYPSGRFEARRFRPNLIVAPAAADQGFIENEWVGRTLAIGSQVRLKVTCATGRCVMTTLAQGDLPRDVGILKTAVKGNGANVGIYASVERGGVIRAGDAVTVEGIG